One window from the genome of Magnolia sinica isolate HGM2019 chromosome 4, MsV1, whole genome shotgun sequence encodes:
- the LOC131244019 gene encoding uncharacterized protein LOC131244019, translating to MAPNGRSGRSRTRSTPSTRNATETASMSYAASQASEPSVEHTPGTILSSTNRRGRRPTHELVLERLTREGMVMVEFPHDCLKPVGDNVRLFMSEVGVLCRSLIPTTTPRWANVTDDVWQLIRQRLQDKFVLDLSVPYISHAIDDMVREWFKGYCGELP from the exons ATGGCACCAAATGGGAGATCAGGTCGTTCGCGCACTAGATCTACACCTTCCACCCGTAATGCGACAGAGACAGCATCGATGTCGTATGCTGCATCACAGGCGTCTGAGCCCTCAGTTGAGCATACACCAGGCACTATAT TATCATCGACCAATCGACGAGGACGTAGACCCACGCATGAGttagttttagagcgacttacgcgtgagggtatGGTGATGGTAGAGTTCCCACATGACTGCCTTAAACCTGTTGGGGACAATGTTAGGTTGTTTATGTCAGAGGTCGGTGTCCTATGTCGATCTTTGATCCCTACCACCACCCCCCGTTGGGCaaacgtgacagatgatgtgtggcagctcatccgtcagcgccttcag gataaatttgtcttAGATTTGAGTGTTCCTTACATTTCTCATGCCATCGACGACATGGTCAGGGAGTGGTTCAAGGGGTACTGCGGAGAGTTACCCTAG